The window TTTACATCATGTACAGCACAGTACAGTCTGAGTTGTTTCGCTTTTGAGATGTGAACACAGTCACTTGAACGTTACAGTGATTGGCCGCCACTCTGCGCGCTCACAGTATTCCTCCTACGTCACCCACGTACGACTTGAATGAGAGCCCGTCGTCATGTTCATTCCCGCCCGCCCGCCTCCACATGCTGAAGCGGATTGCGCACAGTTGCAGCTCGTGCGCGGATCACGTCACTCAACTACTACAATGATGGTTGGACTTCACCAACACTAGACGGTAATTATCGTTCAGTAAACGTCTATTATATGTACATTCTGTGGTGGTTTGTGGAAGTAGCTGTGCGCGTCATGACCGTTAGGAAACCGGTTTAAACAGACCTGTCTATGACGAAACCTGCGCACTTTGTTGTGTCAACATATATATTTGGACTATTCGGCATGAGCGCCTGGCGATAACTGACTGGCTAATACAGTAATTATACACTAGAATTtaggcaatttattttttacacatgcgTTGGAGTGAGAGTGAAGTCATCCTGAAATCAACACATTAATTAAGACTAAGATACCTATttaaataagttatttttattacatactTGACTTCTATAGCCATATAGTTATTTAAATCGTCAAGAAATGTCCCCacagaaaaacaatgacaggaTAACTTTAAAGATAGAACTTTGTatctcaatatagcattttccttaaaattgcatgaaataaactctaatgggttgttttgcacgtccgcctccaagtgcagaggacgtgagatcgagtccgcgCTTCGGCCTtgggtggaatttgcatgttttccccgtgcttgcgtgggttttctccgggtactccggtttcctcccacattccaaagacatgcatggcaggttatttgaacactccaaattgtccataagtgtgattgtgagtgtggatggttgtttgtctctgtgtgccctgcgattggctggcaaccagttcagggtgtaccccgcctactgcccgaaaccAGCTGTCGCCTATGCTCTGTCGGGGGTGCCAGAGCAATCACTGATGTTATGGAACTTTCCAAATTTTCAGAAGGATAAATAGGAGCGGGGATCAACTTGTGCGGACGTCCAAAAGAGCAGTTAAATGTCAGCGAAGTGAGCCTTTCACCTTCATATGTGGcaaacattttgttgggggGCAGGCATGCTCCTACAGATGACAATCATGATCCCTTGCCGGCCACCGCCGTCCTGAGGAGAtaattcattttctttctttctttcttttttgtttagcgTTTGGCCCCTTCCCCGACTGCCGGACGACAATAATGAATGacgagaaaaaaatgctaaaatggctATGCCACTGTTGTTCGGACCTGCCTTGCCTACTAccacctgattttttttcttgcctttcATAAAAATCATGGCATGCTGTGACATGAATGGAAATGTATCTGTAGGGCATTTTTTGAATTAAGGAAACAGCCTTATAAACGggaaagataaaataaaaaagtaaagtaaataaagaattgaagtATAGCGCGTGTTTCTTGAATTTCCGAGTAGAATTGCGAtcgacacacgcacgcacaaagcaataaaaatgtacTCCCAACAACTGTCAAAGACATAAGACAACCAGATATGACAGACAGGGCATATGGTGCTAAAGGATAGCTTGTTGAAACTGGAGAATGTCAGGAACAGTTGCATAGGAAGATGTTTTgaggggaagaagaaaaaaaactaccacTGGATCAGTTTGACTCTTTTTCCCGTCTTTTTCAGCCCTCTACACTCAAACCATCTCTTCAATTGAACATTAATATGTTCTTTAACGTGTATTCCAGTGAATTTGGCATCAGggacattatatatattatattgtatattcTTCCCATGCCCGCGCGGGTTTTCTCCAGTTAGGGTTTCCTGCCACATTTCAAAagcatgcatggtaggttaaatACTAAATTGTTcctataggtgtgattgtgagtgtgagtgtcTATTTATAATAGCCGTGAATTTTGCCTTTTTGACTTTCGCTATTCTCAGTGACCAGTTGGAATCCACCGTATTTGACAGtgttttttcaatattctgtcAAGACATAACAATACGGAGTTAATGTTGCGCTTATGAATTAATGTGGTTTCATTTATGCACTGCAAATGTTTGTATGTGTATTTCAATGGTACTGTATGTCATTCATAtttataatttgaaaaaacatccatccatccattttctgaatcgCTTAtttctcacaagggtcgcaagggttctggagcctatcccagctggcttcaggcagtaggcgggtacACCCAGAATTGGTTGTCAGCCAAACCATGGGTTTGAAAAAACAAGACTAGAAAAAATGGATTATTTTGAAAGAAATGCACATATAAACAGATAAATGACTGTTTGTGGTGCTTGGGCTTTAtatctcttttcttttttcccccttctgtcTGTGTTGTAGATATCTGGACTTATATGGGGATTCCAAATCACTTTGAGAAGGAtacagtgtttcaaagaaaacaTGGGAACAAATTAAAACCCAAGAAAAAGCTCAACCTTGACTGATTGTTGGAACTTTTGAAAGCAGAAGAAAGTGAAGCATGCAGAGTCACAAGACTGGTACGAGGCTGCTCTACAAGCTGACCTTGGTGTCTGGGATGCTTGAGTGTCTCTGTTTCGCTGGTGTCCTGTTTGGGTATGCCTCCCTGGTGTTTGTGTTGAAGAAAGATGGCTACTTCAGTCAGCTGTGTGACAGTGATCAAGACAGCAATGGTACAACCGCTGTTAAAGGTAAGAGACACAATATATATTGTTAGGGGGGGGATCCAGTGGAAGTTTTGTACACGTTTTGCAGTCAAGACATCTCCTGGGGGACATGGATAAGGAGTCTTGTCTTTGTAATGTTACAAATGTCTGTAAATAATTacattgtttcttcttttttaaaacgtTGAGCTAacgcctcttctttttttttttttttacagtgtataggGTCATAAGGAACAGGTAGCCAATCAGTACCTGTTGTAGTTTTCAGAAATAAGACAACCCAACAACAATCACATTAAGGGTTGCGCTGCCATGGCTGCTTGCCCATGATGCAACTTGGCCTCCCACACATGCGCTTTTTATAATGTCGACCTCGAGAGCCCTTATctggcctgttttccatgtctccctcctccgaCACACCTGAATCCTATCATCAGGATCATTATCTGGCTTCCGcagagctgatcatttgattcagttGTGTTGTAGGAGGAGAGCTATGGAAACCAAGGCTGGCTCTCGAAGATTGAACTAGGAGCAGGGCCGGTTCTAGTTTCATAGGGGCCCTAGACAAGATGCTGTTTGGGGGGCCCCTAGTTTGCCAAACTACAATGAAGAGATTTCTAAACCCTTTACATGGTCTCCTAAGATGCCACAATCTATTACACTTTATACGCAAAACAGACTacagttaaaattaaacatctTTTGAGTGCTTAGAcacatgtttaatttaaataaaacacaacaaagcAAACTCAATTTGAAAGTGCAACAAGGAAAACAAACTAACTTAAAATAGCTCCTAAGGTTATCAAGCAAATAGACCATGAGTGAatagttccattttttttttaaattacagtaatattgcaataatacagaatattaaaattaatctgTTTTTATACTAAACATTGTGATGTACAGTGTATTTTTAATGCTTGtacccaattacaaatttgtcacttttaagCATTTTATACAATAATTCACATATTAGTTGAACTAGGGGCTGGCCAAGGGCAGGTTAACATCTATAAATAAATGCCCAAGGCTAGCAAGCTGgctagaaaaacaaataaacaaacttgctaaaaataaaatggagtttCGCCTCCAACTATCCATCACCAACAAGTGCCTTACCTTTCTCCTTTGACCGGTTttcttcaattttatttttcttcctatTTTCTGCGCCGCTGAGATAACTTCTTTTTGATGGCATTAACGGTGTCTGTTTTGTTTGGTACTCTCGCTAACGGGAAAGGTAGATGGGTAGCTGTCAATCTTTCTCGTGACACAACAACACCAGCCACTGCCCATCatcacagtttattttatttatatcctaTGTTTATTTAAGCATAAAAGTGatgtaataaacaaatattagcaAAAGATAAAGACAGGACATTTTTGTCGTCCTCAGGTAAGACTACACATAGAGCTTGGGGGCAGTTccaaatgtggactcgtcagaccacagtacacttttccactttgcatcaagtatttactgtatagcCACCTGAGGGATCATAGGTCACCAGCATTCAATGTTGGTTTGTGTCCTTGTTGCTTATGTGCAGAAATGTCTCCAGATTCACAGAATCTTTTGATATTATGCACCATAGATGATGAAATCCCTAAATGACCTGTTATCAACCAACCAGTTCACTTGTGGACACTTCATCTTTCCCAGTCTTTTGTTGCCCCCGTCCCAGCGTTTTTGGAACGTTTATTTcatgtataataataaaaaaaaacatatgtgcTGTACCTATTCGCCTGAAACAGAGATACAGTACGTTGGCCTTTCTTGCCATCTccaattgttgtttattttattctcaCTTGCTTCCTAGTGAGACCTAATGTATGCCCCCCCCCCGTGTCTCTTCTTGGCAGGCTGCAGTAGTCAGGATGAGCAGTTTGCTCTGGTCTTCACCATTGCATCTTTCCTCAACAACTTTATAAATCTGTTTTCCGGCTTCCTCTTTGATTACTTTGGCACAATGATAACCAGGCTGCTGGCAATGTGAGTTTTTCCTCTTTACATTTGTAGGGTTTCTTGTGAGACCGTATTCTATTGAGACCAGGTTGGCCTTACAATTTACAGAATTAGCCTTGTTGCCTGACCTAAAGCAAACATGTCCAACAATGTCCTcttaatgtcaaaatgtttgccTGGCTAATTTGGAGCcaatttgtaattattattgtaatattttcacttttactttttcttgagcatataaaacaacaaaattaaggCTTGTGTTTTTACTTTATCTGCAGATCTCTTTACACTACTGGAACCCTGCTTGTGACCATTTCTAATGCAAGTAGGTGCCAActaacacacacatatgcacaatGCACAACCtataatttaatgtaaaaatgcAATGCGGTGGTCCAGTGATGACCATTATTAGAAAGGTCTTTGAAACATGCTACCAACTTTTCTGTGTTTTGTTGAAATCCAGCAAATCAGGCCATATAGACCTACAttccccctccaaaagtattctAACAGCAAGGGCAATTCCTTTTGCTACAGactagacatttttttgtggtttgaaTATGAGAGAAATTCTCAGAGAGAAATAATTGCACCTTGAGACCTTCAGGAGCCAAATTCAGTGACATTGCATTGAAACAGGTTCATTAACAACATTTTATGACatttacaaagacaaaaaataataaacgttGCCAAAGTTCAAGGGACCATTTTGTTCAGTGGAATATTTCAGACAGGACAAGTCAATCTCACACTTAACTTAGAATATGAATTGTACTTGTCAAAAAGGAGACTGAATATAGTAACCCTATAAAAGAaaccaaaattaaaaagaagcTCCATTAAATGCCTGGAATAGcatcacaaaagaagaaaagtttaGTCATGTCAATGGGCTTGATGCTGTTATATGAAATGATTTGCAACTAAATATTAAGTCTTCTACATTTTTTATCTCTATTATATCTATAAtatctgttccaatacttttggagcgGAGTGGAGATCTACATGTAACCTTGACACCTTAActaaaaaagtgtttatttaagaGATATATTAACCCATTTGACCACCTTTCCCCCCCAGCACTTTCAATCCTACTTTACCCTGCACTGTCCTGCATTGCTGTGGGGGGGATTCTGCTCCTTATGACAAACATGCAGGTAGATTTACCGTATAATACAtcactcttaactcatttacgtGGTGGGTGTGGGTAGGATGGTGGCAGTGGCTGGTGGTCAGAAACACCAAGGCCTGACTTACATTTACAAtccaatatataataataataatacacatgaCAATTAAATTCTAAcatttgttccatgaaattgtattaatCCATTTCCAACAATGAATTCTCTTGATTTTGTAAGAATTGTCTTGGCTGCACTGTCTCCAGCAGTAGATGTAAGATTTTTGGCCAGGCTGCTTGTAATGAAACAAATGATACACAGTGTAAAGAAATCCGCTATGATTTGTGTCTTTGTTTATCATAAAAGGTGGGCAACCTGTTTGCAGCTCATCGCTCCACCATCATCACTCTCTACAGTGGTGCTTTTGACTCTTCCTCAGCGGTGTTTCTCATCATTAAGGTAAACTCTCTCGTACACTGGTGTGCATATagatgtgtatatgtgtgtgtgtgtgtatttacagGCGTGTCtcaataaatttgaatattttggatgtaatttatttcagtagttcaatCCAAAAGGGGAATTGCATACAATGTATGATATTAAGATTGTAAGCTATTATGATTCAAACCTGTGACGGTGTGGTCAATGGcaaggacccagatgcagaatCGTGAACAAAAGTTTATTGAGCACAAACAAAATATCACCTTCTTCTTGCAAAaggttaaaaacacaaaatcactaCGAGGGTAAAATTAACAGAAATTTCAAGTCgagaaaacaggctggagagCAACTGGAAAGCAGGGTTGAGTGATCTTGAGGCAAAAAATCATCTGGCACAGGTGGAGCATTTGGAGCCGGCTTGAGAAACCGAGGGATTGCTGATGTCCTGCAGGTGTGCTGAACGAGCCCCGCTCTCCAGCAGCTCTGCCCCGCCCTCTCACACTGCCCTGGTGAATAGAGAAGGGTGTTGATCAACATTGCAATCACAATggacaaaaaacacaaccacaacagaaCCTACTTGATTATGGCTAACAAATGCCCTAAACAGACCACCTCAAGAAATTAGAATATACACAGCAAGAAAcaattaaaatgctttttaataaagaaagaaagaaataaagtcATGGTTCTGTTTTTAAACATCACTCCTCATCTACTGTGCAGGTTCTACATGAACAAGGCATTTCATTGCGCTCCTCCTTCCTCGTTATGTCCTTGTGCTCCATAATACACGTTGTGCGGACACTCATTCTGATGCCCAGGACACGGATCCCCTACCCCCTAACACAATACTACACCTATGGGTAAGAACGTCATCTGTCTTTCCTGTACACTATACTGTTTAAATGTTACATGACTGATTTCATAGattgaaatgtggaaaaagcaACCCCGACAACGTGGAGCAGAGGATGAGTGATAAAGCCCTGCCAGTTTCAGGAAAGCCAAGTTACAGGATGAACTCATCCGAGGAGGAGACACAAGTCAATAGGTCTGCAGAAGGTAATAGTAGTTAACATCTTGGAAAACATTGATGATAATATGTGAGTGTAAAATTTCACTAGCTCTATTGCCATGATTTCAGTAAATGTGACAAAACATCGGACACAGTGCAGTATGATGCAATGCAGTTCTAAATCACAGTAAAATATAACCACAATAGTAGACATACTAATCAATGGGCTCTATTGCAATATTATACTGTATGCACACTGTTAATACAATACCTTTCTCAAATTAGTCTTTGCAAAGGTATATTTTGGGATTACATCTGTTCCAGTGTATCcagaatatttattttcctttacgGTTCTAACCCAGATTTAGTGCCAAGTTTCAAGAGTTGCGTGCTGTCCTGGTTCTTCGTGTGCCACCTGTTATGGTTGTCCATCATGCAGCTGAGACATTACCTCTTCATCAGCACCCTCAATCCCATGCTCGTCCGCCTGGCCAAAAATGACGCCGACCTGGGTAAAAATGCTTGTTacaagtcaggtttccatccaaatgtttcgaaatttttatgcgaattttgtgaaaatgcgcaaaacagacatgcgatttatgcccgtttccatccgctcttcttttgcgaatatgtgCCGCaagatgacgttgtagtgacggaactttgggacaatggggagttccaggttggaatgttggttttgacggactgaacggaagtagtttgccTTGTTGGCTTCCCAGGTAAGTAAAGTGTGTTGTTACATTGAGaactgatgttaataaagccatctaaaattgcattattgtatttttctttaattaagtacaaaaataatcgtgtttcttcgtctccccaaacatatcttactttataatccgccatttattgggactacaaacgtgcgtgtgtgacgtagtatcggttaaaacgtgcgacgtatatccggtattgtagtcgcttattcgcaaaaccagtttccatcgccaaaatgcgcattttgcttttttcaaTACGCTTAAAAAAACACCCCTTCCAAGCGTAAATTTTTGTGGGCGAATTTTGAgccttttttcgaatttctggcgtttccattcagtttcttttttgcaattcttgaaaattcgaataaaaataggtggatggaaacccacctactAACTAACATGACATGCAGTACTTTATTTGGCTGATTCTGTGTGCATTCTACCTCCCTCAGTGAGTCATTACACCAATGCCTTTGCCATGACACAGCTGTGTGGAGTGTTGTGTGCACCCTGGAATGGACTCATACTGGACA of the Vanacampus margaritifer isolate UIUO_Vmar chromosome 7, RoL_Vmar_1.0, whole genome shotgun sequence genome contains:
- the slc43a3a gene encoding solute carrier family 43 member 3a isoform X1; the encoded protein is MQSHKTGTRLLYKLTLVSGMLECLCFAGVLFGYASLVFVLKKDGYFSQLCDSDQDSNGTTAVKGCSSQDEQFALVFTIASFLNNFINLFSGFLFDYFGTMITRLLAISLYTTGTLLVTISNATLSILLYPALSCIAVGGILLLMTNMQVGNLFAAHRSTIITLYSGAFDSSSAVFLIIKVLHEQGISLRSSFLVMSLCSIIHVVRTLILMPRTRIPYPLTQYYTYGLKCGKSNPDNVEQRMSDKALPVSGKPSYRMNSSEEETQVNRSAEDLVPSFKSCVLSWFFVCHLLWLSIMQLRHYLFISTLNPMLVRLAKNDADLVSHYTNAFAMTQLCGVLCAPWNGLILDRHKGKPLAPGETEQEADLRSSLLSLFLTALQCLLFSLCVSISSLPLQYFTFVLQVINRSFIYGGNAAFVNIAFPACHFGKMYGLVMSTSAVISLLQYPCFALVKGPLDGDPFYVDVALTLITLLVFIHPVYVFIHCKKLARLRKNRQTVTFDVKLPDESA
- the slc43a3a gene encoding solute carrier family 43 member 3a isoform X2 is translated as MQSHKTGTRLLYKLTLVSGMLECLCFAGVLFGYASLVFVLKKDGYFSQLCDSDQDSNGTTAVKGCSSQDEQFALVFTIASFLNNFINLFSGFLFDYFGTMITRLLAISLYTTGTLLVTISNATLSILLYPALSCIAVGGILLLMTNMQVGNLFAAHRSTIITLYSGAFDSSSAVFLIIKVLHEQGISLRSSFLVMSLCSIIHVVRTLILMPRTRIPYPLTQYYTYGLKCGKSNPDNVEQRMSDKALPVSGKPSYRMNSSEEETQVNRSAEVPSFKSCVLSWFFVCHLLWLSIMQLRHYLFISTLNPMLVRLAKNDADLVSHYTNAFAMTQLCGVLCAPWNGLILDRHKGKPLAPGETEQEADLRSSLLSLFLTALQCLLFSLCVSISSLPLQYFTFVLQVINRSFIYGGNAAFVNIAFPACHFGKMYGLVMSTSAVISLLQYPCFALVKGPLDGDPFYVDVALTLITLLVFIHPVYVFIHCKKLARLRKNRQTVTFDVKLPDESA